The following coding sequences are from one Gammaproteobacteria bacterium window:
- a CDS encoding metalloregulator ArsR/SmtB family transcription factor yields the protein MNPADMASHADAAESLLKAMANRHRLMILCYLVAGERSVGELNRDIALSQSSLSQHLARLRDDGLVKTRRDGQTIHYSICAGPATRVMETLHEAFCASADDSTAGAAKGATT from the coding sequence ATGAATCCCGCTGACATGGCGTCACATGCGGATGCTGCGGAAAGCCTGCTCAAGGCCATGGCCAACCGCCATCGCCTGATGATTCTCTGTTACCTCGTGGCCGGCGAGCGCAGCGTCGGCGAGCTGAACCGCGACATTGCGCTGAGCCAGTCTTCCCTGTCCCAGCACCTGGCGCGCCTGCGCGACGACGGCCTGGTAAAGACCCGGCGCGATGGGCAGACCATCCATTACTCGATCTGCGCGGGCCCGGCCACCCGGGTGATGGAGACGCTGCACGAGGCGTTTTGTGCAAGCGCAGATGACAGCACGGCAGGCGCCGCCAAAGGAGCAACAACATGA